From the genome of Fulvia fulva chromosome 12, complete sequence:
GGGATGAACGCATCTGATCGCTGTCGATGATTGCATGCTGGCATAGTCTTGTAAATCAACGGCAGCGAGGGTAGAGTCGCTGCTCTGACCTGGGTCCGGCTGTTGTTCGTGATACTTTGCTGAAGATGGATGATCCTGCGATGCGTTTCCATGTGCAGAAGAAATTAAAGGTTCGGGCCAGCACGTGACATGGCGGCAATGACGTGAATGATCCTGTCACCCCGGGCCCCACCACGAGCTTCAACTTTGAGCGCCTGAATGAATGCCGGAGCACTTTACTCAGTAGCACAGACAACGATGTCGAAGCAGTATTTGCAGACACTCACGATCCCCGACGCGCACCCCACCGATATCTTCTCGCTCGCAGTGACACCGTCCCACCTGCTCACAGCATCCGGCGCTTCGAGCATCAAAATCTACAGCACGAGAGGGCAAACGATACACACCGAAAGCGCCGAAGATGAGAACCCATACCCGCTAGTGCAAACGCTCGAGAAAGTGCATCATCTCGGTTGTCACCACATCTCCACCAGTCTAGATGGCAAGATTGCAGCCAGCGTCGGGTACGTTTCTGACGGGCAGCAGACATCGAGCAGTGGCTTAGACCACGGTGGATTGCGCGAGATAGCCGCTGCACGACGCGCTCCACATACACCATAGCCTTTAAAGCTGCCACGTGACTATCGGGCATGGCTAACACCCTTCCGTCTGTAGGTTCGGCGGAGAAGTCAAGGTGTGGGAGTGCTCGGAAGACGACGAGTGGAAAGCGAAAGGTGTGATTATATCACCAGAAAAGAACGCAGGCGAACACTGGGCAGCGGCGTTGAACGAGTCGGGACAATACCTCGCCATCACCACATCAGATGGCCGAGTCAACGTGTACGACACCAACAGCATCCCAGACGACGGCACGGCACAAAAGATTGCAGAATATCAGACGAAAGGCTCTTTCGGCATGAGCGTAGACATCTCACCCAATGGCGAAATGACAGCTTCAGGCCACCAAAACGGCACCATCCACATCTTCAACAACAGCACTCGCCGACTCGCACACTCCCTCTCCGGCCTGATCAAGCCAGTGCGTGCCGTCAAGTTCAGCCCAGCCAATCGATATCTGGCTGCTGCTGGAGATGCACGTATCATCGCGCTATACGACACACAAAGTGGCGAGCAGGTTGCCAATATGACAGGACACAGCTCGTGGATCATGAGTCTGGACTGGAATTGGAGTGGAGAGTACCTGCTCAGCGGCAGCTACGATGGCAAGGCGAAGATCTGGAGTATGGAGAGAAGAGAGTGCGTCGCTACACAGACTGAGAGCGAGAAGTGCTTGTGGAGCGTGAAGTGGCTGTGGCACTCGCCGACTGCACGCAACGACATCTTTGCGACCGCTGGTGCTGCAAAGACGTTGGCTTTCTACCGGGAGGCCAGTGGCACGTGAGGAGGAATCGAAAGAGACTGTACAATGAATGACGATGGCTCCGGAGATACCCAATCTTGCTGATAGAGTCAGAACAGCAGTACCGCGATCCAACAGAACGACGCAAACTTGATCACGATGCAAAACCACTCCCCGAAACGCTTCCACGCACCAGCGCTACATTACTCCTCGATTTCGCCCTGCATCGACCTAGCAGCGTGAAAAGACTGCTATACACTCCCTCTCTGTCTCCTCGGACTACTCCTCAACGCATGCCCGGTTGTGAAATCAGCATTGATCCTGCCACCACCGAACCACGTGTCGACCACACTATCCTTCCTCTCCTTACTACCTCTCTTCACCTTCGATTTCGACCCGCTCTTCTTCTCAACGCGACCTCCACCCTGCCCACCCGGACCGCGATGACCTCTCACAGCACCAGATCTCTGGACTCCAGACTTGCCAGCCACGCCCTGAGCCCCAGTGCCGCTCTTATCCTTCACAGCATTCCTCCGCTTCACCTTCGATCTGGGCGACGGGACGTTGATGGGCGAGAGCGGTGGGTGCCAGTTTCCCTTGCTATCTTGGAATCCTTCAGCACGGTACTCATCGACAATGTCTTGCTCCTTGGGATTTGTTGCCCAGCGTGGCGTTCCATCGGGACCGGTCAGGAGTGGTGGGTCCTTGAGAAGAGCTTCCAAGGCTATGGCGGCCTCGGTGGCGCCGAAGTGGGCGAGGTAGCCTGCTGCGACGCTGCCTTCGAGGAGGTTGTGGGCTTGCTCGTAGGAGGCTGCGTGTGCGGCGGTGAAGTATCGGTGGCGGGATGGCATGTTGGATCTTATTTGGTTTGCAGGGGGTGATGGTTATGGATGTGTGCCGGGAGCCGAAGACTGATGCGAGTTCTTGGGAATGGCATTGTGGGCTTGCGCGTTACGGCCACGAGCTGTATTGCAAAGCACAAAGGTGGATCTTTGTTCATTGATCGATGGTGGTCGTCGGATCAGGACATGTCACGAGCTGGCGGAGGATGAGGCTTGGCCGAACGATGAGAGAAAGTCCGAATGGAGACCTTCAGGCAACAACAAAGAGGTACCGACCCTCACGACGATACACGCAACAGGCACCGTAAGTAAGCGACTGAATCATACAAGAAACTATCATCATTACAACACGCGGCAAAATCACGAAACAACGACCCAATATCTCCTTCAGAAGTCCTTCCACCACCACCTCAACCTTCCCTCTCAACTTCTCACCACACTCCTCCTGATCCGCCGCTCCCCTGGTGCTGGCAGATTATACCGAGCCTCCTCTTGCCGCGCATCCACCGTCCATCTGGACTCACTCCTCTCAAGCCCCTGACTTGCACCCCTAACCAATTGCCGCTCCACATTCCAGCCCTCCGCATAACCCGTAATGCGTCCCTCTGCACGGTTGTGCTTGAACTCCTCATACGTCAACCCCAACTCCCCAGCCCTCATATTCCTCAGGAACCTCAGCACGGAGTTCTGCTCGAGGGACCGACAGGAGCGTTCGTGGTTCCTGAGATACTCATCCCACTGCTCCCACTCCTCAAACTCCTCCTCACCCCTCACCGGCGGGAAAGAGGGCTGCACATACCCTGCCGGAGAAGGGAGTCGACCCTGACACGTGTAGGCGTGGAGATAGACTGCTGCGTCTCCTGCACTGCGCGGTGGGATGGGAGTGTGAGGGGCGGTGATGAGGATGTTGTTGATGGCGTTTGCGCGGTAGGAGCCGTAGTTGTGGCCGAAGAGGATCCATTGGATATGGGGTTCTGGCTCGCGGATTCGAGGTCCGTCGGGGCGGAGGTTAGCTGGTGGGTTGAAGATGCGGGGAGGGTTCCCTCCTGGACGCTGGTAGAGACCTCTGCCGGCCGGGTTGTGCATGGCTCTTTGTTGAGGCGGCTGTGAGGTAAACTGGCGGCGTTGCTCCGTCGGTCTGGGAAGCAGGCGGCGGCCAACAGCTGGTGGATCAGGGCGAGCTCGACGGCCAGGGCGTGCGTAGAGGGGTCTCTGCGTAGGTGGTTGAGGGGGTGGAGCTGGAGCGGCAGAGCGGACTTGTCGTCTGCCATCTGGTGTTAAAGAAGACCACGCTGGGTCTATCTTCCCCGTGGCGAGGTACCAGTCAAATTCATCGTGGGTGAGGCCGAGCTCGATGGCGCGACGGCATTTGGTCCATTCGTAGATGTAGAGCTGTTCTGCTCGGCGGAGGGAGGTTTGGTATTGGCATTCTCTGATGGCTGTGATTTGGGGGTCTTCTTCAAGGTCCATTGGGTCGTCTACGAGATCTCCGTCTCCATCGATATCCTCGCGCTGAGGGTAGGCGATGTACTTCTGGGTACCCTTGGGGATGATCCCGGATCCGCGGTAGTCCCAGTACGCATCCAACGCACTTCCGGGCTCCTCGTCGCCTTCTTTGAAGACGTGGTGAGGCACTCTGACGACTTTCCAGAGGCGGCGGACTGGTCTGCCGAGGATTCTGTTGCCATCTAGGAGATCGGGCTCGAGCTCGTCGAAGACTTCCTCGCGATCCGAGTCGGGCAAGGCACTGTACCAGTCATCTACCACGGGATTGGTGCGATGTAGCGCTCTGACCACACGGAACTTGCGATCGATCAGTGTGAGGCTCTTGTTATACTCGAACTCCTCGTCCGAGATCCCATGAGCCTCACGGAACAGTTCACAGCAGTACTCTTCAATAGCATGCTCCTCCGCACCGAGACACATGTTCGTATACCTAGTCCAGTACGCCCGTACGGACCTGTCACTATGTTTATTGCCGAAGCGATCGTTACGGGGATCTCTGAAACCAGGATAACTCGGCTTCGCCCACCGTGGAAGGATCCCATAATCATCGTAACTCTTCCAGACAGCCACAGGATTCTGGCTTTGTCCTCTGGCCCGCCATTCTGCCTGGGTCAAAGGCGGGATGGGATGGCCGGTGGCGTGGTACCCGAAGCCAAGCTCGCGGAGGGAATCAAGGAGTTGGGTGCGGTACGATCTGCCACCGGTTGGCATCCTGCAGGTGGATGTACGGCCGGCGAGGAGAGCTTCGGCTTGGTCTCTGGGGTTGGCATATTCTGGTCCCAGGTAGGGGGTTTCGACGTGCTGTACTGGTGGCGTGTAATCGTCACGTTGTTCTGGGCGAGGTTGGGTGAACCCGTCGACCACGGGTCCACGGCTGATATACTGTGGGCCAGGATGGCCGGCATTGTTGCGAGGAAAGGGAGCGGCCAAGTTGCTTTCTCTGTTCCTTTCGAAGGTGTCGACTGCGGCAGCCTCCCGAAGTTGAGGGCTGCTGCTACTTCGAAGCGATGAGGTTCGTGACGCTGATGGGCGAGTCCAGGGGACGTCTTCTGTAATGTCCATGAGGTCTGGATCGATGGGGTTCTCCTTGGAAGCCCTTTTCTTGACGTGTTTTGGCAGCTTTGAAGTTGTTTGTGTCGAAATCTTTCCGCGAACGGGTCTAGCTGGAGGTGTGTACTCGTCATCTGCGAGCTGAGCAGGGCTCAACAAGTTGTCCATTGCATGCTCAAGGGAGGGCTGGCGACCTGTAGAAGACTTCTTGTTGCCAGCTTTGAATGAAGGTTTTTGCAAGATGGCCCGCAGAGATAGCTCCGCCGGGGTAGACTTCTTCGCGGATGATGCTTGTGGCGATGTCTTCTTGTCGTCCTTTTGGGGCGACTTGCTTGATTTCTTCGATCTCGACCTTTTGGCAGCCATTTTGTCTTTGACTCACGAGTATTGTCCTGCAGAGTGCCTCAACTGAGCTTGACGAGCCCAAGACTGACATACGGCAACAAGGGACTTATGACCTCGACAATCGCGAAGATCGGCTTTGTTGCGAAGATCGCCGGAAGAGGACATCCAAGAGATGAATGCTGACCTTCCAACATCAGGGATGACAAAGAGTACAAAGAGATGACCGTACAGCTATACTGAAAACGATCTATCAGAATGCTTGGCATCAAGACGAGGGATGCCTCCGAGTGCGAGGAGAGCGCCTTGGCGACCGGCTGGATTCTCATTGCTCGACTTCCTCTGCGAAGACACTCGACTGATGTCGTCTTCGAGTACTGCTAGCAGGGGTCGGAATTGAGCGGCGCACTCCACCCGAGCGTACTGACCGAAAGGCGTCTGCGAGTGATCCAAGGTTGAAGCGTCGAGACCCTGAGCCTGGACGCTGTCTTCGACTTCTTGATGCTGGCTGATAGATGGATGTATCTGGACCGGGTTGCCTTGAAGTACTACCTCTTGGAACAGGTGGCGGAGTGCGTCCTCTGCGGACCGGCGGTGGGCTGCGTGCTCTGCGAACAGGTGGCGGAGTGCGAGAGCTTGGCCTCCTTCTGTTAGGTGGGGTGGATGGCCCAGCCAGCGTATTCGTCCTCATAGTAGGAGGACTCCTTCGCCTGGAGGTACGTGCTCTGACTACTGGAGGCGGGGTGTGCAACCTAAAAGTCCTTGTGTTTGGAGGCGTCACCGGTCTCACTGCTGGCAGTGTTCGCCGTTGCGGCTGTCGTGGAGGAGAATACGGAGGCGGCGGCGATCGTCTGTTGCCGTGGGCTGTGGGCGGAAGAGCCCGTCTACGTACAGAAGATAGATGTTGCCATGGTGGTGACGACAGCCTTGGTCGTGCTGTCGGCGATCTCCTAACTGGTCGCTGCGGTTGCTGTGGTGAGCCTCGAGATGCTCGAGATGCTCGAGATGAGGATGCTTGTGCTGATTGTGGGACATATCGTTGTGCATCGTTGCGAGACGAGCGCAAGGACTCTAGAAGCGTCTCTTGTAGCTCTTCGCAGCTGGTTGATGCTCTCTCTGAGCTAGCGTCCGAATCCTGCTCTTGCGTCCCGCCCATCTCTTCCATCGGCGTATCAGAGTCGTCTTCCAAGTCTTGGTCACAACAAACCATGTCGTATCGAGGGCCGCCATTATCCTCCAGAATATATGTGTTCGTGTAGGGCAGAAATCGGCGACCCTCGTCATAGGGATCTTGCTCGCCCATGCGTACACATCGTTCACGTAAACGCATCCAAGGGCCGGTACCTCCAAACTCGTCGTCCAACATGTAGCCAGTACTATGCCACCACTCTCGATCCTCTCTGATCTCCTGGTCAGAGGGATACAGTCTCCTGACAGCAATTGCAGTCGCCTGGAGATCCAGATCCATCTCTACAATATCCTCTCTTGAGCATGTTCGAAGAAATCGACTGTACTCAAGGTCCAAGGTTAACGCGTACGGGACTCGAGTGATCAAGAACCCGTTGGCATCTAATCGCTGATCGAGTGGTGGTGGCACCCCCAGCCAACTCTCATATACATTACTTGCTCGCGGATGTCGTCGGGCAGCCGAGCGACTTGTTCGTCAGTCATAGTATAGAATGTCCGGAGTACGTGATCTGGCTGATACCACATCTCCCCAGGCACTGTATCGCCAAAGAGGGTGAAATTATTTGGTGGTTGGTATGGGGGCGGATTCCCAAGCGCTTGAAGTCGTGCAGGCAGTTCGGCTTCATCATCGTACTGTGGAATAATTGTTCCAATCGCGCTCAGCTCTCGTACGAGAAGTCTTTGAACTCTTTCAACCAGCTCTGGGTCGTCCTGGTACATCAGCTGGGGCGATAGACCTCCGGTATGTATGATCATGAGATACATATTGTGTTCTGGAGCGAACCAAGCAGGTAATCCTTGGGCATTTTTCGGCTGATAGGTTGGAGATATCGGAATGCCACCTCCTCCAGTTTCCATTATCAGGCTCGTTGCTCGTCCGACTAATCGAACATCGTTCTGATATAGCTGCAGTATGGTACCTGGTCTGAGAGCGAAATGCTCCTCAAGCCATACGTTATGCAGGTGTGAGAACCACGGTATCCTGCCATCTCCTGCTACCATGTCACGATAGCACAAATTGAGCTCTGTTTCGACGTTGCGATAACGCTCTCCGGTTTGGGGAGTGACAGGACTGAGAGGACTGAGGGGAGCCATGGTCTTCGGGTAGCGATACCAGTGTTGCTGACAGCCAAGTGAGTTCAGCAGTGGCATCCTGTGGTCTTGACATAGCCTTTGTGTGAGAGCCATACCGCGACGCATCCGGCGACTCTATCCCGACAAAGAAGCATAATCATCATGTGAACGGACAACGGAACAGAGGCTGCTCATGACAACATACGCAGAAAGGCAATATCAATCAATGATTGGATAGCCTGAATAATCTCCTAATGTAGTCTTGCGGCTCCACGTGCATCTCTGGTAGCCCATGGCTTTACCGGTTACCTCGAGGTGGTGATCGAGCAGCAGGCCGGCGAACTCGATGCTGCGAACTGTTGATCACACTTGGTGTACGACTTGAGGGAGACGTGCGTCGTTCAGGCCGCTGGCTTCTCTGTCTCGGGCTCAAGTGCGGAGGACTTCGTCTTAGATTGTGCCCAGTCGATCGCGGTGGGACAGACTTTCTTCGAATCTGATTGAGGCGCTGTGGGCGTGATGTACGCTCGTTCGCCTCCATATCCATTTGCATTTGATCATCCATGTCGAGAACCGGTGTATCAATGATTGCTGGCCTGACAATCGGATATGTTTGCGTCTCTCGTGAGGTTGATGGCCCAGGCACAGGCCATTGGCGTCCCGTTGTTATGGAATCAAACCACTGTGTATCTGTTGCTTGACCCCAGCCTTCGGCGAAAGACTCCCCGAAGTCTAAATCCAAGGTAGGAGCGATCTCTGGGACAGGTGCCCTGGCATTGGTCGTCGAGTTGCCTCTTGTGGTCGTACGCTGAGGCCGGTGAGACGTCGGTCGTCGTTGAGTGCTTGCTGATACAGGGCGGCGGCCTGGTTCAGCGACAGAGTATGCTGAAGCAGGGCCATTGCCTTGCGGTTGGCCTCCATAATGCTCGTATCGCGGGGCTGGATCACCACCATCAACGGGAGGGATAGTTCCGAACAGCGCAGCAGCCTCAGACACCACTTTCAATGCTCCTTCCACCTGCAGAGAAAATCCATTAGCTTTCTCAAGCAAGTTCAATGACACGATGGAAGTAAACTTACCAAATATCGATCCCCCTGATAAGCCTTAACAGCTTGGCCCTTAGCCCAACCCAAAGTCAATTCCAGCCACCTATTATGCCCCGGCGTGAACCAAGCCGGCACATCACGTCCATTAATCTCAACACGAGGCTGGGGTCCCACCTCGGCCTTGACATTCCTAATGCTATTGAAGACACTGCTACTGCAGCTCTTCGCGAGCTCAGGTCCGAACCGGTGAACCATAAGGACGAAATCGCCCCGTTTCCATCTGAACAGATTTTCGATCCAGGCCATGTGTCTCTCGCTGAACCAGTCTGGCTGGCCATGGCGGTTCAGAGGTTGGTCGTTGAAGTGGCAGGCGATGCAGTCTTTCATCCAGGGCTCAACGACGGGCAGCAAGGGTGGATGCATTGTGGTTAGTGTTTCTTGTGGTTGTCGTGATATATGTTCGGTGCACGGTGAACACAATCTGCTGATTATGCGAGCTGTACAGGTTCGCATGGGCCATTTCGTTGCTTGCCTTTGTCTGATTGACGGTCATACCGCATTCGGGTCTTGACGCGTTGAACAATGAAGCTCATCGAGCTTCAGCGACAAAGACTCGATGTCCGCTCGCGCTGGCGAGTCGAATCTGCAGAAGTCGGTGATAGATCCATTTGACGTGACTGAGCTGTGATGGGAAATTTCGCTTAGTCGTACAATCGTAGCGTTTGTTGTTAAATAGCTAGCTGTCGTTCATCTGTCATGATCAGCACATATTTCCAGCCCCTCGCTACCTGGAGTGAAGTGTTCTGTTCCGTTCCTGCCGCACCACTGCTACACTTGAGCAAGAATCCTCCTATCCTGCGCCAGCCTAGAGCACGCAATAAACACACCACCAACCATCAATGCACTCCCCGAAAA
Proteins encoded in this window:
- a CDS encoding Meiotic recombination protein rec14; the protein is MNAGALYSVAQTTMSKQYLQTLTIPDAHPTDIFSLAVTPSHLLTASGASSIKIYSTRGQTIHTESAEDENPYPLVQTLEKVHHLGCHHISTSLDGKIAASVGFGGEVKVWECSEDDEWKAKGVIISPEKNAGEHWAAALNESGQYLAITTSDGRVNVYDTNSIPDDGTAQKIAEYQTKGSFGMSVDISPNGEMTASGHQNGTIHIFNNSTRRLAHSLSGLIKPVRAVKFSPANRYLAAAGDARIIALYDTQSGEQVANMTGHSSWIMSLDWNWSGEYLLSGSYDGKAKIWSMERRECVATQTESEKCLWSVKWLWHSPTARNDIFATAGAAKTLAFYREASGT